The genomic segment CTATCTCGCTGATCCCGTGGAAGTGTTTTTCCTGCAAGTCCAAGGATCGGGTCGGCTCCAACTCGAGGACGGAAGGACCGTTCGGGTGCAGTACGACGGGAAGAACGGCCACCCGTACGCCAGCCTCGGGCGCCATCTCATCGAAGCGGGGCTCCTGGCGGAGGACCAGGCCTCCATGCAGGACATCCGGGATCTTCTCGCCTCGATGGGCGAATCGGAGAGGCAGGCAAAACTCAACGTCAATCCGAGCTACACCTTCTTCCGGTTCGAGACTGGAGGACCCTACGGGAGCCTGAACATCCCCCTCACCCCCTCCCGGTCCGTCGCCCTGGACCCGGCGGTCTTTCCCAAGGGCGCCCCCGCACTCCTCCTTTCCCGAAAACCCGACCTGGGGGCAGGAGGGGCCCTGCGGGGGTGGACGCCGTTCTCCCGGATCGTCCTCAGTCAGGACGCCGGGGGCGCCATTCGGGGGCCTGGAAGGGTGGACCTCTTCTGCGGAGCGGGTGCTCCGGCGGAGGCCGTGGCGGGCCGGCTGAGGGAGCCGGGCCGCCTGTACTTCCTTCTGAAGCGTAAGGTTTGAGGGCCGAAGGGGTGCCGGAGCCGTCCCTCTCCGATCAGTCGCCCTTTGGAGGGGGCGCGGAGGCCACGTCGAAGTACCGCAAGCGGTCTCCCGTCGGAATGTGCACGATCTGGGCCCCGATTCCGAACACCCCCTCCCCTTCGGGTTCGCACCGCACGACCCGAACCCGGCAGGCGATTCGTGAGGCTCCCGGGCCCTGACCGAGATCGAGATCCAGATCGAGGATCTGTCCCAGGGTCACGTCCATGGGTAGCTGAAAGTAGAGACCCGAACAGCTGAGGTTCTTCCCCGAAAGGGGAAGGGCGGCCCGGCCGTTGCCCGCCGCGGTCCCTGTGAAGTCCCTCGGAATCCGCAAGTAGCCTCTCCGCTCGTAGGAGTAAGGGAGGGCGCGGTTCTTCCCCAGGGCCTTGGCCTGGTACATGGCGGCGTCGGCGTGGCGCACGAGCTCCTCGCCGTCGGCGGCGTCGCTCGGAAAGGAGGCCACGCCGGCGCTGAGGGTCAGCACGCCGAAGGGAGAAGGGGCGGGCAGGCGGAGGCGTTCCACGGCCTGGACGATGCGGGAGGCGACGGCGAGCCCCCCCATCTTGTCGGTGGCTGGAAGGAGGACGGTGAATTCCTCCCCGCCGTAGCGGCAGGGAAGGTCCATGTCCCGGACCGAGTCCCGGATCATGCCCGCCACGGCCTGGAGAGCCTGGTTTCCCGCCTCGTGGCCCAGGCGATCGTTGTAGGACTTGAAGTGATCCACGTCGAGAAAGATCAGCGTGAGCGGGGTTCCGCTCCGGCGAGAGATGCCTATCTCTCGTGGCAGAACCTCTTCGAGATACCGCAGATTGTAGAGCGAGGTGAGGGGATCTTTGAGAACCCCTTGCTCGGTCTGCTGATAAATCCGGATGTCAATGACGGCGGGGTAGGGGATGCAGGGAGTTTCGCGGATGAAGTAATCGGCCGCCCCCACCCGATAGTCGACGGGACGCCGGAGGCCCTCGGCCATGGCTTGGGTGTGACGGAGTATGGCTTTCCAATGCCCCAGGGCTTCCTCGGGGGAGACGTCCACGTGGCAGATGAGGTGGAGAAACCGTGCATACACGTCCGGCCCGAAGCGGGACCGCAGTTCCTGGAGCCGGGCGTCCACCTCGATCGGATCGGGCGCCGACTCCATCGCCAGGGCGAGCAACTCATCTTCCTGGGATTTCCATGCGGCTAGATTGTCCACGGCCACCCCTCGCTCCATAGGCCCCTCCTCCGGGCGGTCCCCACCGCCCTCCCCGCAGCTCCCTTACTCTGAGGAGGCCTTTGCCCAAGAGTCTACTCAAAGGGCCGGGAAAACGAAAAGTGGGATCCGGAACAGTGGGGCAAATGACGCAGGGCTTGATTCAGGAACAACCATCCACCGGCGCCCTCGAAGGGGTTCGGCCCCTGAAGGAGGGTCCGAAATGGAGGCGTGGCCTCAGGAGGAGCGGGCCGTATCCCGGGTGACGAGACCGTCCCGGATCTCCACGATCCGCGCGGCCCGATGGGCCAGGGCGGGGTCGTGGGTTACGACAATCAGGGTGCACCCCTGGTCCCAGAGTTCGCTGAAGAGGGCCATGATGTCGCCACCCGATGAAGTGTCGAGGTTGCCCGTCGGCTCGTCGGCCAGGAGGATGTCCGGCCCCATGGCGAGGGCGCGGGCGATGGCCACCCGCTGCATCTGCCCCCCGGACAGTTCCGTGGGTTTGTGGTCCCGGCGGTCCTTGAGCCCCACTCGCTCCAGGAGGGATTCCGCCTTGGCCCGCCGTTCCGATTTGGGGACGCCGCCGAAAAGCATGGGCATCTCCACGTTTTCGAGGGCCGAGATCTGGGGAAGGAGGTTGAAGTTCTGGAAGATGAACCCCACGCGGCGGTTCCGCACGTCCGCGAGCCGGTCCCGGTCCAGCCCGGCGACGGGTTCCCCGGCCAGGTAGTACTCTCCGTCCGAAGGCGTGTCGAGGCATCCCACCAGGTTCATCAGGGTGGACTTGCCCGATCCCGAAGGCCCCACCACCGCGACGAACTCGCCCTTGGCCACCCTCAGGTCGATGCCCTTCAGGGCCTCGACCTGCACCTTGCCCGTGTCGTAGACCTTGCGAATGGCCTTCATCTGGATGATGGCGTCGTGGGAAACTCCGTAGCCGTTCCCGTTTCTCCCGTTGTTCTTAAGAGGCCAGTTCATTCGCATCTCCAAGAGCCGGAGCATGGCGGGCGCCCCGGTGTCCACCCCGGGGCCCCCCGGCCGGCTATTCGTACCGCAGGGTCTCAGCCGGATCGATGGCGGCCGCCCGGCGGGCGGGAAAATACCCCGCCAGGAGCCCGATCAACCCGAGGATGGTCGCGGTGGCGATCCCGATGGGCAGGGAAAGCGTGGGCTTTCCGAGGAATTCCAGCGCTCGGTTTCCCTCCGTGGGGGCCAGGCTCAGGAGAATCACCAGGAAAAGGGCCGCGAGAAGACCGAACGCCCCGCCGAGGAATGTGTAGAGAAGGCCCTGGAGGAGGAAGGGCCCCGTGATCCAGGAGGACCGGGCCCCCAGGGCCATCTGGATGCCGATCTCCCTCGTCTTTTCCTTGACCACGGCGTACATGATGTTGGCCACGCCGATGCCCCCGATCAACAGCGTCAGCCCCCCGATGATCCCCAGGAAGATCTGGATGCCCACCGTGACGTTGGCCATGATCTTCGAGCTGCGGACCGTGTCCCAGATGCCGAAGACCTTCGCATCCGTGGGATCGAAGCGGTAGCGGGCGGCGAGGGCCTCCTTGAACCGCTCGAGCATGCCGGCCATCTGTTCGGGCCGGCGCACCTTGATGACCAGGTTGTTGAGCCGTTGACGGCTGTACTGGCCCACGAAGGTCGTGATGGGGATCACGGCGTGGGAATCCTCGGGGCCGGCGTAGTTGCCCATCTGGAGCTTGGGCTTCATCACCCCGATCACGAGATAGGAGGCGTCGTTGACGAGAAGGGTCTTGCCGACGGGGTCCTCCTTGCCGAAGATGTCTTCGGCCAACTGGTTTCCGAGGAAGATGACCCGCCGCTTCTCCCGCTCGTCGTTGGGGTTGAAGAACCGGCCCCCGGGCTGGGGGACGTGGTTTCGGATCTCTCCGTACTCCCAGTTGGTCCCGATGACGTGTCCGGTGACGGTCTTCTTTCCGTAGGTGAGGGAGGTGCCCCAGTTGTGGATCTCTCCGATCACCGCCTCCGCGTCCGGCAATCGGCTTCTCAGGTAGGCCACGTCGTCCGCGAGGGGACGTATGGGCCGGCCCGCCGGGAGGCCCTTCCAGGGCTGGGAGGTTTCGCCCGGCCAGATGACAGCGAGGTTCTCGCCCATGCCCCTCCGGCCCCGCATCATCTGCTCCTTGAGCCCCTGGCCGAAGGCCAGCAGAAGAAGAATGGCGACGGTCCCCCAGGCGATGGCGGCCACGGTCAGCGCGGCGCGCTTCTTCTCCAGCTGGGAGGCCCTGAGGAAGAGCTGGAAGATGAGCTTCATCTGCATGGAGGCCCCTCTTTCCCTAGAGCTTCATGGCGATGACCGGATCGAGCCGGGCGGCGTCCCGGGCGGGGAAGTAGCCGGCGAGGACGCCCACGGCCCCCAGGGCGAGGGCCGTGAGGGCCGCCACCATGGGGGAGATTTCGGGGACGCCCACGTACTCCGTCAATCCGAACTTGGGGAAGAGGGAGCAGATCCCCGCCGAGAGCAGCAGGCCCAGCGCTCCGCCGAGGCCCGTGATGACCAGGGTCTCCAGGAGGAACTGGCGCAGGATGAAGCCGCTGCGGGCTCCGAGGGCCATCTTGATGCCGATCTCACGCGTCCTCTCCTCCACGACGACGTTCATGATGTTGGACACTCCGATGCCTCCGACCACGAGGGTCAGGGAGCCGACGATGCCCAGAAAGAGCTGGAAGCCCAGCATGAAGGCGTCCATGAACTCGAACATGTCGGAGGTGTCCCAGATGGCGAGGGCCTCCTTGTCCTCCGGGGAGAACCGCAGGCGCTTGGCCAGGAGGGTTCGCACCTCGTCGGAAAGGGCCTCGTTTTGGGAAGGCGCGTGGGCCTTGAAAATGAGGTTGTCCACGTACTTCGCGCCCGTGACGGCCCGGAAAGTCGTGGAGGGTATGAACATCTTGTCCTTGTCCCGCCCGCTGTAGGAGGAGTCCTGCTCTTTGGCCTGGAGGACGCCCACGACCGTGAAAGGGGAGTCCCCCAGCATGAAGATCCTGCCCACCGGATCGGGTTCGCCGAAGAAATCCTTGGCGAACTCGTCCCCCACGAAGGCCACCCTCCGGCGCTCCTCCATGTCCCGCGGGTTCAGGAACCGCCCCCCCGGCCGGGGAATGAGGTTCCGCATGGTCCCGAACTCGGGGTAGACGCCCGAAACGTCCACCATCATGGTCTTTTCTCCCTGGTGGATCTTGAAGGCGTCGGCGTACTCCGCCGAAATCGCCTCCAGCCGCGTGGACTCCCTTCGGACGGCCTCCAGGTCCTCGTCGCTCACGTTGATCCGCCGGCCCTTTCCGAGACCCTCGAAGGGGAGGGATGTCCTCGACGGCCAGGCGATGACGATCCGGTCCCCTAGGCCCGCCGCGCTCTTGATGAGCTGCTTGTGGAGGCCCTGGCCGAAGGCGAGGAGGAGGCTGACGGCCACGGTGCCCCACACGATTCCGAAGGTGGTCAGGGTCGTGCGGAGCTTCTGGGTCCTCAGGTCCCTCCAGAGCTGACTCAGAGCGTTGGTGAAGAGGAGCATGGGTCCTCCCCCGCGACGGGCTACTGAATTTCCTTGGGCGGACGCTGGACGACCTTGTCGCCCTTCTTCAGCCCCGAGACGACCTCAACGTTGAGCCCGTCCGAGAGGCCGAGGACGACCTCCACCTTGCGGGGCTCCTCGCCGGCCTTTTCGGCGGGGACTTCCACGGTGGTTTTCTTTCCCCCTTCTTCGAAGGTGACGAGCCTCTCGGGGATGACCAGCACGTCCTTCTTCTCCCGGATGATCACGTCGGCGTTCGCCGAGTACCCCGCCCGGAGCACCACGTTCGTGCCGGGATCGAGTTCGATTTCCACGTCGAAGAGGGTGGCTCCCTCTTTCTTCTGGGCCTGGGGGGCGATGCGGGAGACCCGGCCTGTCACCACGTCCGTGGGCAGCGCGCCCACCTTGATGCGAACGGGGAGGCCTATCTTCATTTTGCCTACGTCGATCTCGTCCACGGTGCCCTTGAAGATCAGGTCCGACATCTCGGCGATGGCCGCGAGCTCCGTCCCCGCCTGATAGGAGGTGAGGGGGACCACCGGATCGCCCGGGTTCACGGCGCGGGAGAGGAG from the Acidobacteriota bacterium genome contains:
- a CDS encoding diguanylate cyclase, encoding MERGVAVDNLAAWKSQEDELLALAMESAPDPIEVDARLQELRSRFGPDVYARFLHLICHVDVSPEEALGHWKAILRHTQAMAEGLRRPVDYRVGAADYFIRETPCIPYPAVIDIRIYQQTEQGVLKDPLTSLYNLRYLEEVLPREIGISRRSGTPLTLIFLDVDHFKSYNDRLGHEAGNQALQAVAGMIRDSVRDMDLPCRYGGEEFTVLLPATDKMGGLAVASRIVQAVERLRLPAPSPFGVLTLSAGVASFPSDAADGEELVRHADAAMYQAKALGKNRALPYSYERRGYLRIPRDFTGTAAGNGRAALPLSGKNLSCSGLYFQLPMDVTLGQILDLDLDLGQGPGASRIACRVRVVRCEPEGEGVFGIGAQIVHIPTGDRLRYFDVASAPPPKGD
- a CDS encoding ABC transporter ATP-binding protein produces the protein MNWPLKNNGRNGNGYGVSHDAIIQMKAIRKVYDTGKVQVEALKGIDLRVAKGEFVAVVGPSGSGKSTLMNLVGCLDTPSDGEYYLAGEPVAGLDRDRLADVRNRRVGFIFQNFNLLPQISALENVEMPMLFGGVPKSERRAKAESLLERVGLKDRRDHKPTELSGGQMQRVAIARALAMGPDILLADEPTGNLDTSSGGDIMALFSELWDQGCTLIVVTHDPALAHRAARIVEIRDGLVTRDTARSS
- a CDS encoding ABC transporter permease, with product MQMKLIFQLFLRASQLEKKRAALTVAAIAWGTVAILLLLAFGQGLKEQMMRGRRGMGENLAVIWPGETSQPWKGLPAGRPIRPLADDVAYLRSRLPDAEAVIGEIHNWGTSLTYGKKTVTGHVIGTNWEYGEIRNHVPQPGGRFFNPNDEREKRRVIFLGNQLAEDIFGKEDPVGKTLLVNDASYLVIGVMKPKLQMGNYAGPEDSHAVIPITTFVGQYSRQRLNNLVIKVRRPEQMAGMLERFKEALAARYRFDPTDAKVFGIWDTVRSSKIMANVTVGIQIFLGIIGGLTLLIGGIGVANIMYAVVKEKTREIGIQMALGARSSWITGPFLLQGLLYTFLGGAFGLLAALFLVILLSLAPTEGNRALEFLGKPTLSLPIGIATATILGLIGLLAGYFPARRAAAIDPAETLRYE
- a CDS encoding ABC transporter permease, with the protein product MLLFTNALSQLWRDLRTQKLRTTLTTFGIVWGTVAVSLLLAFGQGLHKQLIKSAAGLGDRIVIAWPSRTSLPFEGLGKGRRINVSDEDLEAVRRESTRLEAISAEYADAFKIHQGEKTMMVDVSGVYPEFGTMRNLIPRPGGRFLNPRDMEERRRVAFVGDEFAKDFFGEPDPVGRIFMLGDSPFTVVGVLQAKEQDSSYSGRDKDKMFIPSTTFRAVTGAKYVDNLIFKAHAPSQNEALSDEVRTLLAKRLRFSPEDKEALAIWDTSDMFEFMDAFMLGFQLFLGIVGSLTLVVGGIGVSNIMNVVVEERTREIGIKMALGARSGFILRQFLLETLVITGLGGALGLLLSAGICSLFPKFGLTEYVGVPEISPMVAALTALALGAVGVLAGYFPARDAARLDPVIAMKL
- a CDS encoding efflux RND transporter periplasmic adaptor subunit codes for the protein MGKLVKVLVVLIAIGIVAAALYGWVRSRNGKGAGITLVDVESGSITEKALAVGQIEPRLKFQVKSKVSGIVRTCYVEVGDTVKRGDPLFEIAPDPTPQELIDVGRDAESAEASYERARADLARYQQLFDQGVVSRGDLDAQKERYELAQVALTRARENRELTTRGRVSGGGAAMETIIRAPAEGTLLSRAVNPGDPVVPLTSYQAGTELAAIAEMSDLIFKGTVDEIDVGKMKIGLPVRIKVGALPTDVVTGRVSRIAPQAQKKEGATLFDVEIELDPGTNVVLRAGYSANADVIIREKKDVLVIPERLVTFEEGGKKTTVEVPAEKAGEEPRKVEVVLGLSDGLNVEVVSGLKKGDKVVQRPPKEIQ